The following proteins are encoded in a genomic region of Arcobacter suis CECT 7833:
- the coaD gene encoding pantetheine-phosphate adenylyltransferase yields MPNNDINSYRKAIYSGTFDPITNGHLDIIKRAANIFDEVVIAVAKSELKKPMFSHEQRVEFAKAATEDIQGVTVLGFDTLLVDLAVDLKINTIIRGLRAVSDFEFELQMGYANSSINKKIETLYLMPTLENAFVSSTIVREIIRFNGKFQHLIPEKVFKCM; encoded by the coding sequence ATGCCAAACAATGATATTAATTCATATAGAAAAGCCATTTATAGCGGAACTTTTGATCCAATTACAAATGGGCATTTAGATATTATAAAACGTGCAGCAAATATTTTTGACGAAGTTGTAATTGCTGTTGCAAAAAGTGAACTCAAAAAACCTATGTTCAGCCATGAACAAAGGGTAGAATTTGCAAAAGCAGCAACTGAAGATATTCAAGGTGTTACGGTTTTAGGATTTGATACTCTACTTGTTGATTTAGCTGTTGATTTAAAAATAAATACCATAATTAGAGGTTTAAGAGCTGTATCTGATTTTGAATTTGAATTACAAATGGGTTATGCAAACTCTTCAATAAATAAAAAAATAGAAACCTTATATCTAATGCCAACACTGGAAAATGCTTTTGTAAGTTCAACAATTGTAAGAGAAATTATAAGATTTAATGGAAAATTTCAACATCTAATCCCTGAAAAAGTTTTCAAATGTATGTAG
- the tmk gene encoding dTMP kinase translates to MYVVIEGIDTAGKSTQLELLKEKLPHAIFTKEPGGTSLGLKLRTMALNGEAKSKIAEMFLFMADRAEHIEEVIKKYKNNTIISDRSMISGIAYASALNIDQLIELNLIATNNTLPSHVILLELTPNELKFRLSQKENDSIELRGIDYLINIQNRMKETIKRLNINHIIIDASLKIEEIEKEIEDFINAE, encoded by the coding sequence ATGTATGTAGTAATTGAAGGGATAGATACAGCTGGAAAATCAACTCAATTAGAACTACTAAAAGAGAAACTACCTCATGCAATTTTTACAAAAGAACCAGGTGGAACTTCCCTTGGTCTTAAATTAAGAACCATGGCACTTAATGGTGAAGCTAAATCAAAAATAGCTGAAATGTTTCTTTTTATGGCGGATAGAGCTGAACATATTGAAGAAGTAATAAAGAAGTATAAGAACAATACAATAATCTCTGATAGGTCGATGATATCGGGTATTGCTTATGCTTCTGCTTTAAATATTGATCAACTAATAGAATTAAACTTAATTGCTACAAATAATACTTTACCAAGCCATGTAATTTTACTTGAATTAACTCCTAATGAGTTAAAATTTAGATTATCTCAAAAAGAAAATGATTCTATCGAATTACGAGGAATAGACTATTTAATTAATATTCAAAATAGAATGAAAGAAACAATCAAAAGATTAAATATAAATCATATTATCATAGATGCAAGTTTAAAAATAGAAGAAATAGAAAAGGAAATTGAGGATTTTATAAATGCCGAATAA
- the hisS gene encoding histidine--tRNA ligase: MPNNETKNVKTIQSLRGMKDIVNEESALFTYFVENASKIAKNYGFSYIETPLLEETALFKRSVGESSDIVNKEMYQFIDKGENDVCLRPEGTAGVVRHFVEKKLDRAGGNYKWYYYGPMFRYERPQKGRLREFHQFGCEVFGIDSVFEDANIIIMIKEILDFFGIGFTLKLNSLGCNVCMPPYKENLVKHLTTFKEKLCEDCNRRILTNPIRVLDCKNENCQLLLYNAPKITTNLCESCDSDFEKLKEILDFNDIKYEIDSNLVRGLDYYNKTAFEFVSNEIGAQSAIAGGGRYDRLVEFLGGKPTSGIGFAIGIERLLELVKMPQCNQDIVYIGALDEVSLNTMLKVANQKRKTTKTLVEYAPRSFGKHFGIAEKLGANIVALIGENELKNGTIYIKDLKTKEEKNLKLEDF; this comes from the coding sequence ATGCCGAATAATGAAACTAAAAATGTTAAAACTATACAAAGTTTAAGAGGAATGAAAGATATTGTAAATGAAGAAAGTGCTTTATTTACCTATTTTGTAGAGAATGCATCAAAAATTGCTAAGAATTATGGATTTTCGTATATAGAAACTCCCCTTTTAGAGGAAACAGCTTTATTTAAAAGAAGCGTTGGAGAAAGTTCTGACATTGTAAATAAAGAAATGTATCAGTTTATTGATAAAGGTGAAAATGATGTTTGTTTACGACCAGAAGGTACTGCTGGAGTTGTAAGACATTTTGTTGAGAAAAAGCTAGATCGTGCTGGTGGAAACTATAAATGGTATTATTATGGTCCAATGTTTAGATATGAAAGACCTCAAAAAGGAAGACTTAGAGAATTTCACCAATTTGGATGTGAAGTATTTGGAATAGATTCTGTTTTTGAAGATGCAAATATAATTATTATGATAAAAGAAATTCTTGATTTTTTTGGAATTGGATTTACATTAAAATTAAATTCTCTTGGTTGTAATGTTTGTATGCCACCGTATAAAGAAAATCTAGTTAAGCATTTAACAACATTTAAAGAAAAGCTTTGTGAAGATTGTAATAGAAGGATTTTAACAAATCCAATTAGAGTTTTAGATTGTAAAAATGAAAACTGTCAATTACTATTATATAATGCTCCAAAAATCACTACAAATTTATGTGAATCTTGTGATAGTGATTTTGAAAAATTAAAAGAAATATTAGATTTTAATGATATTAAATATGAAATTGATTCAAATCTCGTTCGTGGATTAGATTACTACAATAAAACGGCATTTGAATTTGTAAGTAATGAAATTGGTGCACAAAGTGCAATAGCAGGTGGTGGAAGATATGACAGACTAGTTGAGTTTTTAGGTGGAAAACCAACTAGTGGTATTGGATTTGCAATAGGAATCGAAAGATTATTAGAACTTGTAAAGATGCCACAATGTAATCAAGATATTGTATACATTGGAGCCTTAGATGAAGTTTCTTTAAATACTATGTTAAAAGTTGCAAATCAAAAGAGAAAAACAACTAAAACTTTAGTAGAATACGCGCCTAGAAGTTTTGGAAAACACTTTGGAATAGCTGAAAAACTTGGAGCAAATATTGTTGCTTTAATCGGTGAAAACGAGTTAAAGAACGGAACTATTTATATAAAAGATTTAAAAACAAAAGAAGAAAAAAATTTAAAATTAGAGGATTTTTAA
- the speA gene encoding biosynthetic arginine decarboxylase — translation MGNYGIDIWSDDNFIIEDGLAKINYNCKPSLISIVKDIRKQDFKGPLLLRFPHITEKQINTLYNTFNASIKEYDYKGNFNAVFPLKVNQLPNFIHPLINEGKKFNYGLEAGSKAELVIAMTYNNIGSPITVNGFKDKEMIHLGFIAKSMGHNITIIIEGLNELEIIIEVLNETKMECPNIGLRVRLHSGGSGLWAKSGGINSKFGLTSTEILEAYELMEDNNLVKHLTMIHFHIGSAMNSIKPLKKALRESGHIYAELKNLGATNLNSINIGGGLAVEYNAYERTRFYSLTEFANDVIFTLKDIAKQKGVDEPNIFTESGRFISAASTVLVAPVLELFSAEYDFDHLKLKDVNPPLIQELHDLYKDMSKKTAYEYMHDSIDHMESLLTLFDLGYIDLQDRSNAEILTHQVIKKAISLLEIDDYEELKKLDENIQEKYLLNFSLFQSLPDYWGIDQEFPIMPITHLDKKPTRSASLWDITCDSDGELPFDLKKPLYLHDVNLNKEDYFIGFFNVGAYQDTLGMKHNLFSHPTEVNIVFKDGEVVLEKILESQKIIDILEDIDYDTDDIRSRLRKSLNDHNYKDIEKYLNENSYLKTIWSYHE, via the coding sequence GTGGGTAATTACGGTATTGACATCTGGAGTGATGATAATTTTATAATTGAAGATGGGCTAGCTAAGATAAACTATAACTGCAAACCTTCACTAATATCTATAGTTAAAGATATAAGAAAACAAGATTTTAAAGGTCCTTTACTTTTAAGATTCCCCCATATAACAGAAAAACAGATAAATACTTTATACAATACTTTTAATGCAAGTATCAAAGAGTACGATTATAAAGGAAACTTTAATGCTGTTTTTCCATTAAAAGTAAATCAACTTCCTAACTTTATTCATCCATTGATTAATGAAGGTAAAAAGTTTAATTATGGACTTGAAGCTGGAAGTAAAGCAGAACTTGTTATTGCTATGACTTACAATAACATAGGCTCTCCAATAACTGTAAATGGATTTAAAGATAAAGAGATGATTCATCTAGGTTTTATTGCTAAAAGTATGGGTCATAATATTACTATAATTATTGAAGGTTTAAATGAACTGGAAATAATTATAGAGGTTTTAAATGAAACCAAAATGGAGTGTCCTAATATAGGGTTAAGAGTTAGACTTCACAGTGGAGGAAGTGGGTTATGGGCGAAAAGTGGAGGTATAAACTCTAAGTTTGGTTTAACATCAACTGAGATTCTTGAAGCTTATGAATTAATGGAAGATAATAACCTTGTTAAGCATTTAACAATGATTCATTTCCATATTGGTTCTGCTATGAATTCTATTAAACCTTTGAAAAAAGCTTTAAGAGAATCTGGGCATATTTATGCTGAACTTAAAAACTTAGGTGCAACAAATTTAAACTCTATTAATATTGGTGGTGGATTAGCCGTTGAATACAATGCCTATGAAAGAACAAGATTTTACTCTTTAACAGAATTTGCAAATGATGTTATCTTTACATTAAAAGATATTGCTAAACAAAAAGGTGTTGATGAACCAAATATCTTTACAGAATCAGGAAGATTTATAAGTGCTGCTTCAACTGTTTTAGTAGCTCCAGTTCTTGAGTTATTCTCAGCAGAATATGATTTTGACCATTTAAAATTAAAAGATGTAAATCCTCCTTTAATTCAAGAATTACATGATTTATATAAAGACATGTCTAAAAAAACAGCTTATGAATATATGCATGATAGTATTGACCATATGGAATCATTATTAACTCTATTTGATTTAGGTTATATTGATTTACAAGATAGATCAAATGCTGAAATTTTAACTCATCAAGTTATCAAAAAAGCTATATCTTTACTTGAAATTGATGATTATGAAGAGTTAAAAAAACTTGATGAAAACATTCAAGAGAAATATTTATTAAACTTCTCTTTATTCCAATCGCTTCCTGATTATTGGGGAATTGACCAAGAATTTCCAATAATGCCAATAACACATCTTGATAAAAAACCAACAAGAAGTGCATCTTTATGGGATATTACTTGTGATAGTGATGGAGAATTACCATTTGATTTGAAAAAACCACTTTATTTACATGATGTAAATTTAAATAAAGAAGACTATTTTATAGGTTTCTTTAATGTGGGAGCTTATCAAGATACTTTAGGTATGAAACACAATCTATTTTCACACCCAACAGAAGTAAATATCGTATTTAAAGATGGGGAAGTTGTATTAGAAAAAATTCTAGAATCACAAAAAATCATAGATATTTTAGAAGATATTGATTACGATACAGACGATATAAGATCAAGATTAAGAAAAAGTTTAAATGATCATAATTACAAGGATATTGAAAAATATCTAAATGAAAATAGTTATTTAAAAACTATTTGGAGTTATCATGAATAA
- the cysE gene encoding serine O-acetyltransferase, whose amino-acid sequence MNNEETLEEEKISFWAQLKEDFYVPKNNDPALDNNLELFFNYPGVWAIINYRFANKLYYKGWKKLSRVISGISSFLTKTDIHPACTIGRRVFIDHAIGVVIGATAIIEDDVLIYQGVTLGGVSLNKGKRHPTVRSNTVIGSGAKVLGNITIGRNSKIGANSVVVCDVPDNSTAVGVPAKIIKRDNKNCKMEHGDLPDINKEMFKYLLDRIHLVEVALKEEDGIDLTQKDEKLEDDYNSFIEAMNSIKRKDS is encoded by the coding sequence ATGAATAATGAAGAAACACTAGAAGAAGAAAAAATATCATTTTGGGCGCAATTAAAAGAGGACTTTTATGTACCCAAAAATAATGACCCTGCTCTTGATAATAATCTAGAACTATTTTTCAACTATCCTGGTGTTTGGGCAATTATTAACTATAGATTTGCAAATAAGCTTTATTATAAAGGTTGGAAAAAATTATCTAGAGTTATTAGTGGAATATCTAGTTTTTTAACAAAAACAGATATTCATCCAGCTTGTACTATTGGAAGAAGAGTTTTTATTGACCATGCTATTGGTGTTGTTATTGGGGCAACTGCTATTATTGAAGATGATGTTTTGATTTATCAAGGCGTGACTCTTGGTGGAGTTAGTTTAAACAAAGGAAAAAGACATCCAACAGTTAGATCAAACACAGTTATTGGAAGTGGAGCTAAAGTTTTAGGAAATATCACAATTGGAAGAAACTCTAAAATTGGAGCTAATTCTGTTGTTGTTTGTGATGTTCCAGATAATTCAACTGCTGTTGGAGTTCCTGCAAAAATCATCAAAAGAGATAACAAAAATTGCAAAATGGAACATGGTGATTTACCAGATATTAATAAAGAGATGTTCAAATACCTTCTTGACAGAATTCATCTAGTTGAAGTTGCATTAAAAGAAGAAGATGGAATAGATTTAACACAAAAAGATGAAAAATTAGAAGATGATTACAATAGCTTTATCGAAGCTATGAACTCTATAAAAAGGAAAGATTCTTGA
- a CDS encoding sulfite exporter TauE/SafE family protein, which produces MSLELAIFGIITGFSSGFFGIGGGTILVPLLLATGFVMKEAVAISIMQMVFSSIYGSFLNAKKAKDVVKDGVILGIGGSIGGLLSGYIVPNVSNEFLQYLFIAILIFTIIKIFYSPAIQTENIQIRNTYVLILIGAVIGILAMSIGVGGSILLTPILVGYLRYDLKAATALGLFFVIFSSIAGFISTSYHGQMLFVEGATVGIGSLIGVYFGIKVKDMVKATSYKNYVLLLNILVLAIMLYKTI; this is translated from the coding sequence TTGAGTTTGGAACTTGCAATTTTTGGAATAATTACAGGTTTTAGTTCAGGTTTTTTTGGAATTGGAGGAGGAACAATATTAGTTCCTTTACTTTTAGCAACTGGTTTTGTAATGAAAGAAGCTGTTGCAATATCTATTATGCAGATGGTTTTTTCTTCAATTTATGGTTCTTTTTTAAATGCAAAAAAAGCTAAAGATGTTGTAAAAGATGGAGTAATTTTAGGAATTGGTGGTTCTATTGGAGGATTATTAAGTGGATATATTGTTCCAAATGTTTCAAATGAATTTTTACAATACCTTTTTATAGCGATACTTATATTTACAATAATCAAGATTTTTTATTCGCCTGCTATTCAAACTGAAAATATCCAAATAAGAAATACTTATGTACTTATATTAATCGGTGCAGTTATTGGTATTCTTGCTATGAGTATTGGTGTTGGTGGCTCTATTTTATTAACTCCAATATTAGTTGGTTATTTAAGATATGATTTAAAAGCTGCAACTGCATTAGGATTATTTTTTGTAATTTTTTCTTCAATTGCTGGATTTATATCAACTTCATATCATGGACAAATGTTATTTGTAGAAGGTGCGACTGTTGGGATTGGTTCACTTATTGGAGTTTATTTTGGAATAAAAGTTAAAGATATGGTAAAAGCAACATCTTACAAGAATTATGTTCTACTTTTAAATATCCTTGTTTTAGCTATCATGCTTTATAAGACTATTTAG
- a CDS encoding DEAD/DEAH box helicase has product MPFSNLGLSQKINKALDENAYKNPTVIQERVIPLVLQNNDIMAKAQTGSGKTASFVLPILQLLSNKEEDKEHKAKAKISTLVLTPTRELALQVSKAFIDFSVHFVNKPKVVSVIGGESLTQQLLDIQKGCDIVVATTGRLLDILDKKQMNLSNLEFFVLDEADKMLDLGFEIELEELLKSLPKNRQNLLFSATYPQKMLNIASKITTQSIEVFIEDETQTVQTINQRVITVNKENRSPLLRNLIQNHAWEQILVFMANKRSCDNIAAKFRKYGLNAESFHGDLLQDERNETLEDFKNKKINILFATDIAARGLHIDDISCVINFDLPRAVADYVHRIGRTGRAGKSGDAISFIGLEDFEHFSLIEKRCDIKLEKEQIKGFELVGTPEKKEKGNEPVKGKRKSKKDKLREQALKD; this is encoded by the coding sequence ATGCCATTTTCAAACCTAGGTCTTAGCCAAAAAATAAATAAAGCACTTGATGAAAATGCTTATAAAAATCCTACGGTAATTCAAGAAAGAGTAATTCCTTTAGTTTTACAAAACAACGATATTATGGCAAAAGCTCAAACTGGTAGTGGAAAAACTGCTAGTTTTGTTTTACCAATTTTGCAACTATTATCAAATAAAGAAGAAGATAAAGAACATAAAGCAAAGGCAAAAATATCAACTTTGGTTCTTACTCCAACAAGAGAATTAGCCCTTCAAGTATCAAAAGCTTTTATAGATTTTTCTGTACATTTTGTAAATAAACCTAAAGTTGTTAGTGTTATAGGTGGAGAAAGTCTTACCCAACAACTTTTGGATATTCAAAAAGGTTGTGATATTGTAGTTGCAACTACTGGAAGATTACTTGATATTTTAGATAAAAAACAAATGAATTTATCAAATCTTGAATTTTTTGTTTTAGATGAAGCGGATAAAATGCTTGATTTAGGATTTGAAATAGAGTTAGAAGAACTTTTAAAATCTCTTCCAAAAAATAGACAAAATCTTCTTTTTTCTGCAACTTATCCTCAAAAGATGCTAAATATTGCTTCAAAAATCACAACACAATCAATAGAGGTTTTTATAGAAGATGAAACTCAAACGGTTCAAACTATAAATCAAAGGGTTATAACGGTAAATAAAGAGAACAGAAGCCCACTTCTACGAAATCTAATACAAAACCACGCTTGGGAGCAAATACTTGTTTTTATGGCAAATAAACGCTCTTGTGATAACATAGCTGCTAAGTTTAGAAAATATGGATTAAATGCTGAGTCTTTTCATGGGGATTTACTTCAAGATGAAAGAAATGAAACTTTAGAAGATTTTAAAAATAAAAAAATCAATATTTTATTTGCCACAGATATTGCTGCACGAGGACTTCATATAGATGATATTTCATGTGTTATAAATTTTGATTTACCAAGAGCTGTTGCTGATTATGTTCATAGAATAGGAAGAACGGGACGAGCTGGTAAAAGCGGAGATGCAATATCTTTTATAGGATTAGAGGATTTTGAACACTTTTCTTTAATAGAAAAAAGATGTGATATAAAACTAGAAAAAGAGCAAATAAAAGGTTTTGAGTTAGTTGGAACACCAGAAAAAAAAGAAAAGGGAAATGAACCAGTAAAAGGTAAAAGAAAAAGTAAAAAAGATAAATTAAGGGAACAAGCTTTAAAAGACTAA
- a CDS encoding ATP-grasp domain-containing protein, whose product MKEANINTAKFFTTQPDEHETESSLPVTFPLFLKPISGGDSRGINPESVVFDFKKYQAKVLDIYNTQKSRTLVENYLSGKEYSVSILENKSKNILMILPVEIIAVKNKNGHRVLDYEAKQNDLEEVIAVSDKKIHKELCNIALNSFRALGGKTMGRIDIKTSFNGILHFIEANLMPGLGNGYFSRSFLLNENMDYEQMILKVADAGMISPEKIEI is encoded by the coding sequence ATAAAAGAAGCAAATATAAATACAGCAAAATTTTTTACAACTCAACCAGATGAACACGAAACTGAAAGTTCACTTCCTGTGACTTTTCCATTGTTTCTAAAACCAATATCTGGTGGAGATAGTCGAGGAATAAACCCTGAATCTGTTGTTTTTGATTTCAAAAAATATCAAGCAAAAGTTTTGGATATTTATAACACTCAAAAATCTCGTACTTTAGTGGAAAACTATCTATCAGGGAAAGAGTATAGTGTTAGTATTTTAGAAAATAAATCAAAAAATATTTTAATGATTTTACCTGTTGAAATAATTGCCGTTAAAAATAAAAATGGACATCGTGTGTTAGACTATGAAGCTAAACAAAATGATTTAGAAGAAGTAATCGCTGTTAGTGATAAAAAAATCCATAAAGAACTTTGTAATATTGCCCTAAACTCTTTTAGAGCGTTGGGCGGTAAAACAATGGGAAGAATCGATATAAAAACAAGCTTCAATGGAATTTTACACTTTATAGAAGCGAACCTTATGCCAGGACTTGGAAATGGTTATTTTTCTCGTTCATTTTTATTAAATGAAAATATGGATTATGAACAAATGATTTTAAAAGTCGCTGATGCAGGGATGATTTCACCTGAGAAAATTGAAATTTAA
- a CDS encoding HPP family protein, with the protein MSYFKKFKGQGEALPAKSPISEIAFAWFGGFISIFIIGYLTKSYDNLLIMGSFGASCILLFGFPKSPFSQPRNVILGHFLSTFIGLAFLHILGNEYWSMALALATAIAVMIATRTVHPPAGSNPLIVFLLGANWDYLIFPSLIGSIILVLVAIFYNNLHKNRAYPQYWM; encoded by the coding sequence ATGAGTTATTTTAAAAAATTCAAAGGGCAGGGCGAAGCACTTCCAGCAAAATCACCAATTAGTGAAATAGCTTTTGCGTGGTTTGGTGGATTTATTTCAATATTTATTATTGGTTATCTTACAAAATCTTATGACAATCTTTTGATTATGGGTTCATTTGGAGCTTCGTGTATTTTACTATTTGGATTTCCTAAAAGTCCATTCTCTCAACCTAGAAATGTGATTTTAGGGCATTTTTTATCTACATTTATTGGTTTAGCTTTTTTGCATATTTTAGGAAATGAGTATTGGAGTATGGCATTAGCCTTAGCAACTGCAATTGCAGTTATGATAGCAACAAGAACTGTTCATCCACCAGCTGGATCTAATCCATTGATAGTGTTTTTGTTGGGTGCAAATTGGGATTATTTGATTTTTCCAAGTTTGATAGGTTCTATTATTTTGGTTCTTGTAGCAATTTTCTATAATAATTTACATAAAAATAGGGCTTATCCACAATATTGGATGTGA
- a CDS encoding TetR/AcrR family transcriptional regulator — protein sequence MAIKKTSREEILKESIKLFKIRGYSNTSMANIAEACGLIKGSIYHHFKSKDEIGLESLKYIHNYFVEHIFFIAYKNDLSDRQKIELIVKKTDDYFLHSEGGCLLGNLALEASSLNLDFKEEIKAYFTAWENALVKIFENKYSKIEASNLAKEYVALTQGAIMMMNLYDSSDNYLKIGEKIISLI from the coding sequence ATGGCAATCAAAAAAACATCAAGGGAAGAGATTTTAAAAGAGTCTATAAAACTTTTTAAAATAAGAGGATATTCAAATACTTCTATGGCAAATATAGCCGAAGCTTGTGGGCTTATAAAAGGAAGTATTTATCATCATTTTAAGAGCAAAGATGAGATAGGTTTGGAGTCTTTGAAGTATATTCATAACTATTTCGTGGAGCATATTTTCTTTATTGCTTATAAAAATGATTTGAGTGATAGGCAGAAAATCGAATTAATTGTAAAAAAAACTGATGATTATTTTTTGCATAGTGAGGGTGGTTGTTTACTTGGGAATTTAGCTTTGGAAGCTAGTAGTCTGAATTTAGATTTTAAAGAAGAAATAAAAGCATATTTTACCGCTTGGGAAAATGCTTTGGTAAAAATCTTTGAAAATAAATACTCAAAAATAGAAGCATCAAATCTTGCAAAAGAGTATGTAGCTTTAACTCAAGGTGCAATAATGATGATGAATTTATATGATTCATCGGATAATTATCTAAAAATTGGTGAAAAAATCATTAGTTTAATCTAA
- a CDS encoding ClbS/DfsB family four-helix bundle protein: protein MTSVPQNKQELLQAIQLSYKNILTDYLTLPEKFSRILEVEGNIKGTTISVCDTLAYLIGWGKLVLKWYDRKSAGLEVIFPETGYKWNELGKLANNFHFEYASWSYSNLINEFKETINKIITLIEHLSNSELYEKDWYEKYTLGRMIQFNTSSPMKNMRTKIRKFKKAKLLFKV, encoded by the coding sequence ATGACTTCCGTACCCCAAAATAAACAAGAATTACTTCAAGCAATACAACTATCATATAAAAATATACTAACTGATTATTTAACTCTTCCTGAAAAATTTTCTAGAATATTGGAAGTTGAAGGAAATATAAAAGGAACAACAATTAGTGTATGTGATACTTTAGCTTATCTTATTGGGTGGGGAAAACTTGTTCTAAAATGGTATGATAGAAAATCTGCTGGATTAGAAGTAATTTTCCCAGAAACTGGTTATAAATGGAACGAATTAGGAAAATTAGCCAATAACTTCCATTTTGAATATGCAAGTTGGTCTTACTCTAATTTAATTAATGAATTCAAAGAAACTATTAATAAAATTATTACATTGATAGAACATTTATCTAATTCTGAACTTTATGAAAAAGATTGGTATGAAAAATATACTTTAGGTCGAATGATTCAATTTAATACATCTTCTCCAATGAAAAATATGCGTACTAAAATAAGAAAATTTAAAAAAGCTAAACTTCTATTCAAAGTTTAG
- the argC gene encoding N-acetyl-gamma-glutamyl-phosphate reductase, which produces MKYKIFVDGQFGTTGLKIHEMLKDRNELEILTINEEDKKDLEIKKKFLNEADLVFLCLPDEASKESIKLITNNTTKVIDASTAHRTNHDWTYGIAELNPTQREKIKNSTRVCVPGCHASGFIMAMKPLIENNIVSKKQKIVCHSITGYSGGGKGLIDIYEAAENKDKYKSQRPYALGLSHKHLPEMKYILGLESAPFFTPSVGNFSQGMLVMSYLIKDELEKNISKAEVLSLYKNYYKNEEFVKIIEDDIKYLDEGFLDAMKCNNTNRIEISVYESDDYLLVISRLDNLGKGASGAAVQNMNIMLGLEEKAGLKV; this is translated from the coding sequence ATGAAATACAAAATCTTTGTAGATGGTCAGTTTGGAACAACAGGATTAAAAATCCATGAAATGCTAAAAGATAGAAATGAACTTGAAATTTTAACAATCAATGAAGAAGATAAAAAAGATTTAGAGATTAAAAAGAAGTTTTTAAATGAAGCTGATTTGGTTTTTTTATGTTTACCTGATGAGGCTTCAAAGGAGTCTATAAAACTAATAACTAACAATACAACAAAAGTAATAGATGCAAGTACAGCTCATAGAACAAATCATGATTGGACTTACGGAATAGCAGAATTAAATCCAACTCAAAGAGAAAAAATAAAAAACTCAACAAGAGTTTGTGTTCCTGGTTGTCATGCAAGTGGATTTATAATGGCAATGAAACCATTAATTGAAAATAACATAGTTTCAAAAAAACAAAAAATAGTTTGCCACTCAATCACAGGTTATAGTGGTGGAGGAAAAGGTTTAATAGATATTTATGAAGCAGCTGAAAATAAAGATAAATATAAAAGTCAAAGACCTTATGCTTTAGGTTTAAGCCATAAACATTTACCTGAAATGAAATATATCTTAGGTTTAGAATCAGCTCCATTTTTTACACCAAGCGTTGGGAACTTTTCTCAAGGTATGTTAGTAATGTCATATCTAATAAAAGATGAATTAGAAAAAAATATATCAAAAGCTGAGGTATTATCTTTATATAAAAATTATTATAAAAATGAAGAGTTTGTAAAAATAATTGAAGATGATATAAAGTATTTAGATGAAGGCTTTTTAGATGCAATGAAGTGCAATAATACAAATAGAATCGAAATTTCAGTTTATGAATCAGATGATTATTTACTTGTAATCTCAAGACTTGATAATCTTGGAAAAGGAGCTTCTGGAGCTGCTGTTCAAAATATGAATATCATGTTAGGACTTGAAGAAAAAGCAGGTTTGAAAGTATAA